The following are from one region of the Elgaria multicarinata webbii isolate HBS135686 ecotype San Diego chromosome 13, rElgMul1.1.pri, whole genome shotgun sequence genome:
- the LOC134408156 gene encoding leucine-rich repeat and fibronectin type III domain-containing protein 1-like translates to MEKLLLPLLMLGTMAKAQHCPGRCICQNISPTLTMLCAKTGLLFVPPSIDRRTVELRLTDNFITVIRRKDFSNMTNLVHLTLSRNTISQIMPFAFSDLRALRALHMNSNRLAILKNEHFRGLGNLRHLILGNNQINHIEPSSFDEFLSTVEDLDLSYNNLETLPWEAIGQMVTLNTLTLDHNLIDHIAEGTFSQLQKLVRLDMTSNRLQKLPPDNLFLRAEVLANVRGTHPSTLTISFGGNPLHCNCELLWLRRLTREDDLETCASPEHLMDKYFWSIPEEEFICEPPLITRQYSSKAFIMEGQGVSLKCKAVGDPEPSIHWIAPDGKLIHNTTRATVFENGTLEVLITTLKDNGIFTCIASNAAGEATAPVEVCIVPLPLLVNNTGHMKGPDPGSSDITTSAKSGANDTKNHLDKKIIAADLTATSVVIHWPSERHIPGIRMYQIQYNSSLDDSLVYR, encoded by the coding sequence ATGGAAAAGCTGCTCCTGCCTCTTCTGATGCTTGGCACCATGGCAAAAGCTCAGCACTGCCCCGGACGCTGCATCTGCCAGAACATTTCTCCGACGTTGACCATGCTGTGCGCCAAGACGGGCCTCCTCTTCGTGCCGCCGTCCATCGACCGGCGCACTGTGGAGCTGCGCCTGACGGACAACTTCATCACCGTCATCCGCCGGAAGGACTTCTCCAACATGACCAACCTGGTGCACCTCACCCTCTCCCGCAACACCATCAGCCAGATCATGCCCTTCGCCTTCTCTGACCTGCGTGCCTTACGGGCCTTACACATGAACAGCAACCGCTTGGCCATCCTGAAGAACGAGCATTTCCGAGGGCTGGGCAACCTCCGGCACCTCATCCTTGGAAACAACCAGATCAACCACATTGAGCCTTCCTCTTTCGACGAGTTCCTCTCCACTGTGGAAGACCTGGACCTCTCCTACAACAACCTGGAGACCCTGCCGTGGGAGGCCATTGGCCAGATGGTAACCCTCAACACCCTCACCCTGGACCACAACCTCATTGACCACATTGCCGAGGGCACCTTCTCCCAGCTCCAGAAACTGGTGCGGTTAGACATGACCTCCAACCGGTTGCAGAAGCTGCCCCCGGACAATCTCTTCTTGAGGGCTGAAGTGTTGGCCAACGTCCGTGGGACTCACCCTTCCACCTTGACCATCAGCTTTGGAGGCAACCCATTGCATTGCAATTGTGAGCTTCTCTGGCTCCGGAGACTCACACGAGAGGATGACCTGGAGACCTGCGCCTCCCCAGAGCACTTGATGGATAAGTATTTCTGGTCCATCCCCGAAGAAGAGTTCATCTGTGAACCCCCACTCATCACCCGCCAGTACTCTAGCAAGGCATTCATCATGGAAGGCCAAGGTGTGAGCCTGAAGTGCAAAGCTGTGGGCGACCCAGAACCTTCCATCCATTGGATCGCACCTGATGGCAAGTTGATCCACAACACCACTCGTGCAACCGTCTTTGAGAACGGCACGCTGGAAGTCCTCATTACCACCTTGAAGGACAACGGCATCTTCACCTGTATTGCCTCCAACGCTGCAGGAGAGGCCACTGCTCCGGTGGAAGTGTGCATCGTACCTCTGCCCTTGCTGGTCAACAACACTGGCCACATGAAAGGACCCGACCCCGGCTCATCCGACATCACCACCTCCGCCAAATCTGGTGCCAACGACACCAAGAATCACCTCGACAAGAAGATTATAGCGGCTGATCTGACAGCCACCTCAGTGGTCATCCACTGGCCCTCTGAACGGCACATCCCTGGCATCCGTATGTACCAGATCCAATACAACAGCTCCCTGGATGACTCTTTGGTTTACAGGTGA